The Actinocorallia herbida DNA window CGTGTGGATCAGTCGGCGTCAGTCATCCGGCGGTGAGATGTCGTCGAAGGGTTCGGTGCAGTTCGAGGGCCAGTCGTTGGGCGGTTCCGGATCCGGATTCACCTTGCAGGCGGTCGTGAAGACCTTGCCGGCCGCGGTGAGGACGCTCACGTGCACGTTGTCGCCGTGATCTGCGAGCGTGACATCGACCGCCTGGCCGACGGGATAGTCGTCCAACGTCGAGAGGTCGTGCCACGTCGGCGGGTCCATGAGGTCTCTTTGGTCCCGGATGAACGTCGAGCCGTCTTCGGTGACGACGCCGACGAACAGGAGCTCCCCATGGAATGCGGAGTCGATTCCGATGGTCCGTCCCGCAGGTCCGGGCGGCCCCTGCTCTCCGGGAGGCCCCTGCTGTCCGGGCGGTCCGGGCGGCCCCGGCTTGCACTTCTTGCACGGGGGCCCGTCCGCGTCCTGGATCGGTGAGTCGACCCGGATCGGGTCGGGTTCGGCGAGAAGGGCCGAGGCGGGCGATCCGGGATGGGCGACGAGGACATGAGGTGGCTGTGCCGTGGCCGCGTGCGCCGTGCCGCCCGACATGGCCGCGAGCGCGCCGGTCGCGGCGAGTGCGATGCCGTACGCCAAACGCCGGTGACGCCCGAGTGGCGATGACGGTGTTCGGGACTTTCGAGAGTCCAAGACTTCCCCCTGGGTCCGGTGGATCGGACGTTTCGACCGGGTGAACGAAGATCATCCGGCGCAGGTGAGATACCCAGGGGAACGCCGAGAACGGCGTGCTCGTGCATCGGCTTGTCAAAGGTTAATTAGGCTCTCGCGGAGATTCGGCCCGCGTCAGGAGAGCTGGGCCACGCCCGCGTAGAAGTGGACCCGGGAGAGGTGGTTCGCGGTGGGGGGGACGGCGGGGCGCCAGCTGGGGAGGTGGACGAGGCCGGGGGAGACGAGGTCGAAGCCGTCGAAGTAGGCGAGGATCTCGGCGTGGGTGCGGGGGACCAGGGGGGCGGTGGCCCGGCTGTAGATCTCGCGGAGGGCGTCGCCGGTCTCGGGGTCGCTGAAGTCCAGGGTGCAGTGGGACAGGACGAGGTGGCTGCCCTTGGGGAGGGCCTCGCGGAGGGTGGAGACGATCTCGCCCGGGTTCTCGGCGTCCTTGATGAAGTGGAGGATGGCGACCAGGAGGAGGGCGACGGGCTCGTCGAAGTCGATCGCGTCGCGGACCTGGGGGAGGGCGAGGATCTCGGCGGGGTCGCGCAGGTCGGCCTGGATGACCGAGGTGGTGCCGCGGCTGCCGTCGGCCATGAGCGCGTTCGCGTGCACGAGGACCATGGGGTCGTTGTCGACGTAGACGACCCGGATCGACGGGTCCACCTCGTGCGCGACCTGGTGGGTGTTGCCCGCGGTGGGGATGCCGGTGCCGATGTCGAGGATCTGCCGGATGCCCGCCTCGGCCGTCACGTACCGGACGGCCCGGCCGAGGAAGGCGCGGTTGGCCCGGGCCGTCACGGCCATGTCGGGCGCCGCGGCGAGGGCGGCGTCGGCGGCGGCGCGGTCGGCGGCGAAGTTGTCCTTGCCGCCGAGGTAGTAGTCGTACATCCGGGCCGGGTGCGGCCGGGTGATGTCGATGCTCCGCGGCACCCTGTCCGGCTTGACCGAGGTCTGGTCCCACTCCGAACCCTGGTTCCACTCTGACATCGCGGCTCCCCGTGGATGGACGTGCTGTCAAGGGCAAGATCATGTCAAATGACGGAGATCTCCGCCACCGGAAAGCAAATCACGACTCCGGTGGATCCGCCGGTGGTTTCCGGCCGTGGAGGACCCCGGTTTCTCAGTCCGTGACGGGAAGGAGCACGCCCGACGCGTGGACGACGCCGGGGCCGTACTTCGCGTCGAGTTCACGCCGCAGGTCGTCGGTGACGACGTAGAACTGCACGGAGACGCGGTTCCCGACCGTGTCCACGCCGCTGCCCTGGGCCGCGGGGAAGTCCCGGTGCACCCGGCTCTGCACGGCGTTCAGCTCGCTCTCGGTGTGCGCGGCGGGCGAGACGCACAGCGCGCCGCCCCACACCTCGCGCACCCGGCGCTCGTTCTCCTGGAGGTCGCCGGTGAACCTCAGATTGAGGACCAGCCGCTTCGGATCGTTGCCCTCGGTCTCGGTGACGGGCCCGTCGCCGAGGTGGCTCTGGTCGACCCACGTTCCGGCGAACAGGGGCGACCTCCGGGCGACGTCCATCGCGGCGGCCAGTGTCCTTTCGGTGGCCTTCGCCGGATCGACGGGCCTCCAGCCTCCGTCGGGCACGGGGCAGGGGGAGGCGAACGGGTCGGGCTCGTCCGGCACGCGTTCGCGGGGCTCGCCCGGCGGCTCGGTCAGGGTGAGCCGCGTCCCGTCCCAGGTGCCGACGACCGTGTACTCGCCCCATTTCACAGCGTTCCGCGACTCGTGCGCCACGGCGTTCCAGTCCCAGCCGACGACGTCGGCGCCGCTGCAGCCCGGCGGGAGGGACTCCAGCACCACCGTGCAGAACTGTGGTCCGTGCTCGGCGTTCTCCAGGACGGTGCCGGTGCCCGTGTAACGCGGCGGGCTGCCGGGGGGCGCGGGCGAAACGGTCTCCGTGCCGCAGGCGGCGACCAGGAGGAGAAGGGCGGGAGCCAGGAATCGCATACCTTCCAGACGTCTCCCGCCCTTCTTCGCGTTGCTCGCGCGAGGCGACTTACAGGGCGGGCTTCCCAGGGGTGTACACCCAGGTGGTGAACAGGGCGTCGAGGTCCTTGCCGGAGACCTTCTCGGCGAGTGCCCGGAAGTCGGCGGTGGACACGACGCCGCCCTCGTGGCGGGAGACCCAGGCGCGGCCGAGCCGGTAGAACGCCGCGTCGCCGATCGTGGTGCGCAGGACGTGGAGGGTCATCGCGCCGCGGGTGTAGGAGGACCAGTCGTAGATACCGTCGCGCCCGGGGTCGCCCATGACGGTCTGCCAGGACGGGTTCGTGGCGGCGCGCGCGTACGCGGCGTCGAACGCGGCCTGGGCGGTACGGCCGCCGGTGGCCTCGGCGTAGAGCCAGTCGTTGTACGTGGCCCAGCCTTCGTTCAGCCAGATGTCCTTCCAGAGGGCCGGTGTGACGCTGTCGCCGAACCACTGGTGGGCGAGCTCGTGCGCGATCGTCCCGGTGGACGGGAGGCGGCCGGGCGTGCCGATGTCGTAGACGGACCTGCCCTGGGTCTCCAGCGCGTAGCCGACGCCGACGTTGTCGACGATCCCGCCCGTGGAGCCGAACGGGTAGCGCCCCCAGGTCCTCTGCATCCAGTCGGTGACGGTGTTCGTCGTGGCGAAGAACCCGGCGCCCTGGCCCGTGTCGAGCGCGGTGTCGACCGCGGTGACGGACGGCACGCCCGCCTCCGTCCTCCCGCGCGTCACGTTGTACTTCCCGATCGTCAGCATCGCGAGCTCGCTCGCCATCGGCTGCCGCATCCGCCACGTGACCGTCGTCCTGCCCCGGGAGGTCTTCTCCCGGGTCTTCTCCCCGTTGGCGAGGACTGTGAGGTCGGACGGCGCCGTGACGGTGACGCTGTACGTCGCCTTGTCCTTGGGGGTGTCGTTGACCGGGTAGTACGTCGCGGCGCCGAACGGCTGGTTGAGCGCCATGACGCCGTCGCTCGTGGCGATCCACCCGGACGTGCCGAGGGCAGGGTCGTCGATCCGCTGCGGGACGCCGTGGTAAGCGACGGTCGTGGTGAACGTCCTGCCCTTCACGATGCCCTTGCGCGGGGTGACGATCAGTTCCTGCGCCCCTTCCCGTCGCCATCGCGCGGGCCCGTCGACCTCGACGCCGTCCACCACCAGCGGGCCGAGGAAGTCGAGGTCGAACGAGGAGAGATCCTGCGTCGCCTCGGCCCTGATCCGCGCGGTCGCCGTGATCGCCCCGGTGGCCGGGTCGTAGGCGAAGGACAGGTCGTAGTCCTTGACGTCATAGCCTCCGTTGCCGCTGTCGGGGAAGTACGGGTCGCCGGCTCCGGCCGCCCCGGGCGTGAACCTCCCGCCGCCGCCCGCCTGCACCGCCGATGTCCCCGCCAGCACCATCGCCACCGCCGCCACCGCGACGGTTCCGCTCCGCCACATCACCGATGTTCTCCCGTTCGCCGCCTGATCATCGTGCACCGAGCCTTCTCCACGGGTGTTACGCCCGCAAGTCCCGTTCCCGCTTTTCTTCCCGGCACCGCGCGGCCGCCGGGACCGGTGGCGCGCTGATCTGCGGGAACACGCCCGGGAGTCGAACAGGTGAGCGAGTTCTGGTGTTAGGGTGTGCGCATGTTGAGGAACGAACCGATCACCGCCGAGGTCACGGGCGCGGGCAGTCCGGTGCGCATCACCAGGGCGGGGCGGCGCTTCGGCGTCCGGGTGCTGCACCAGTGGCAGGCGCCAGGGCAGGCCCGGCTGTACCGCCTCCAGGTGAGCGGGGAGGACGGCACCGCGGTCGCGGTCGCCGAGGTGGTCCAGCACCGCGGCGCGTTCCGCCTCCAGCGCTGGTGGGATTGAAGGACGCGGTCACAGCGGGAGCGCGGCGAGGTCCCTGCGGTCGGTGACGCCGAGCTTGGGATAGGCCTTGTACAGGTGGTAGCCGACCGTCCTGGGGCTGAGGAACAACCGGGCCGCGATGTCCTTGTTCGACAGGCCGGAGGCGGCGAGCCGGACGATCTGGAGCTCCTGCGGGGTGAGCGCGGGGCCGGCCGGACGCGGGGCGTCGGAGGCGGGGAGGGCGCCCGCCGCCGCGAGCTCGGCACGGGCGCGGTCCGCCCAGGGCGTCGCGCCCAGGCCGTCGAAGGTCTCGAGGGCGGCGGCCAGGTGCGGGCGCGCCTCGGCCCTGCGGCGGGCCCGGCGGAGCCATTCGCCGTACAGGAGCCGGGTCCTCGCCTGCTCCATGGGCCGGCCGTCGAGCCCGAGCGCCGCGGTGTAGGCCGCCTCGTCGGCGTCCAGGAGGGCGCGGCAGCGGAGCGCGAGCGCGCGGGCCCAGGGTTGCCCGATCCGGTCCGCCCACGCGGCGAACCGTGCCGCGGCGGGGCGGGCGCGGTCGGGCGATCCCGCCCGGACCGCGGCCTCGACCAGGTCGGGGATGCTGCGCCGCGCGCACACCTGGTGCGCGAAGGACTCCTCCTGGAGGCGGAGCAGGCCGTCCAGCGCCTGCTCGGTCCGGCCCAGGCCGAGATCGAGCAGCCCGGCGGCCCAGTACGTCCAGGAGAGTCCGGAGGCCGGGACACCGGGGGAGGCTTCGGCCAGCGCGGCCGCGGTCAGCGCCCGGCAGCCTTCGGCGTCCCCTTCGAGTGCGGCGAGCACCGCGGAGACCGCGGCGGCCTGGCTCGTCCAGTGCCGCTGCCCGGTGTCGGCGGCGATCCTGCGGCAGTCGTCGAGGTCGGCGCGGGCGGCGCGGTGTCCGCCGTGGAACAGCTCGGCCTCGGCCAGGTAGAACAGCAGCGTCGGCAGCAGCCCGAACGCGCCGTCGGCGCGGGCCTGCGCGGTCAGCCGGGCGGCGAGCTCGTGGGTCGCGGCGTCCTGGCCGCCGATGAAGCCCGCGCCGCAGACCTGGGCGAGCATGCGGGGTTCCGGGCCGAGCACCGGGATCGCCGCGCCCAGCGGAGGCGGTGGCGCGGTGTCGTCGCACATCGCGACCAGCAGCCGGGCCAGCGGGTGGTCCACGTCCGCGAGCCTGCCGAGCAGCTCCGCGAGCGCTCGGCCACCGAGGTACCAGGCGGTGTGGAAGGCCTGGATGAGCGGTTCCGGCGCGCGTTCGGGGTCGAGGTCGGCGCCCGCGAGCAGCAGGTCGTGCGCGGTCGGGTGGCCGCCCTGCCAGAACCAGGCGAGCGCTTCGACGCCCGCCACCCGGGCCAGGAACGGGGGCTCGGCGTGCAGGCCGCCCGCGCGTTCCGCGAGTTCCACCGCGCCCGCCATGTCGCCGGCCCGCACGCCCAGCTCCGCGGCGGCGAGCAGCCGTCCGGCGCGCGCCGGGTCGTCCTCGCTCAGCTCCGCCGCGCGCGTGTAGGCGGCGACCGCCGCCGCGTACCCGCCGCGCTCGCGGGCCCGCGCCGCGGTCTCCTCCAGCGCCGCCGCGATCTCCTCGCGGGTGCCGGTGGTCGCCGCCGCCAGATGCCAGGCGCGCCGGTCGGCCTGCTCGGGGGAGTCCGAGACGTCCGCTATCGCCTGGTGCGCAGCCATGCGCTCGGCAAGCGGCGCCTCCCGGTAGACCGCGGTGCGCACGAGCGGGTGCCGGAACCGCAGCGTCCGGGTCCCGACCGCGACCAGCCCGAGCCGCTCGGCCGGGCGCAGGTCCGCCGCGTCCGCGCCGAGCAGGGCGCCCGCGCGCAGCACCACGTCGAGGTCGCCGGTGTCCTCCGCGGCGGCGGCCAGCAGGAGGGCGCGGGACGCCGCGGGCAGGCCGCCGACCTGGCCGTGGAAGGCGTCGAGCAGCCGCCGGGTGAGCGGCACGGGGCCGCCGTTCACGTGCGCGGCGCCGGCCGCCGCCAAAGGCAGCTCGCGCAAGGCGAGCGGGTTGCCCGCGGCCTCGGCCAGCACCCGGAGGCGGGTCGCCGGATCGAGTGAGCCGGGCAGGAGCCGCGCGGCGTCCTGCGGTTCGAGCGGCGCGAGGCGCAGCTCGGGCAGGCCCGGCGCGGCGAACCCGCCGTCCCGGGCGGCGAAGAGCAGGACGACGCCCTCGGCGTCCAGCCTTCGGGCCGCGAAGACGAGGGCTTCGGCCGAGACGGTGTCCAGCCACTGGGCGTCGTCCACAAGGCAGAGCACGGGGCCGTCCTCGGCGAGGTCGGCCAGCAGCGACAGCACCGCGAGGCCGATCAGCAGGCGGTCGCCCGGCTCGCCCACCGCGAGGCCGAACGCCCGGTCCAGCGCGGCCCGCTGCGGCGCGGGCAGCGCGCCGAGCCGCGGCAGCGCCGGGCGCAGCAGCTGGCTGAGCGCGGCGAACGGCAGATCGGCCTCCACCTCGACGCCCTCGGCGCGCAGCACGCGCGCGGCGGCCGCGGTCTCGGCGGCCCAGGCGAGCAGCGCGGTCTTGCCGATGCCCGGCTCCCCGCGCAGCACCAGCGCCGCGCTGCGCCCCGACCGGGCGCCGTCGAGCAGCGCCGCGAGGTCGGCCTGCTCGCGCGATCGGCCGTGCAGCATGGCCGGAACACTACCCGGTCGGGTCCCGGTCGCCGACCGGCGGCCGGACCGGTTATCGACCGCGGAATTACCTAAGCACGACGGATTCCCGCGAAAGCGCAGGTCCGTAGCGTTCCTTCCATCGGGGCCGCCGGAAGCCCCCGGAAGGGAAGCACCTCATGGAACTCATCGGCAAGTACCTCGCCGCCTGGAACGAGACCGACCCGGCCGCGCGCCGCGCCCTCCTCGCCGACGTGTGGGCCGACGACGCCCCCTACACCGACCCGCTCGCCGACGTCCGTGGCCGCGACGCCCTGGACGGCCTCATCGCCGCCGTCCAGGCCCAGTTCCCCGGCCTCGTCTTCACCCTCGCCGGCGAGGTCGACGCCCACCACCACCTGGCCCGCTTCACCTGGCACCTGGGCCCGAAGGACGGCGCCCCCGTCGCCATCGGCTTCGACGTCGCCGAGTTCACCGACACCGAGATCACCCGGGTCAGCGGCTTCCTCGACCACGTCCCCACCTGACCGCCGACCCGGCAGCCCCCGGACGCGCCCGCTTCGGCCGGCAGAGCCCCTGGGCTCCCCGCCCGTCCCGGAGGCCGCTCCACACCCGGCCCGGCGAGAACGAGCGTCCCCCGCTCCGGCACTCCGCCGGACGTGCCCCTTACAGAAGGAAAGCGACTTCCAGGGCCACGCTGTCCGCCGTGGAACCTGCGATCGCTGCGTTCCTTCCGGGACGTGGGCCGTCCGTTCCGGCGGTGGCGCTCGAAGTGAGTGCCTCCCGTTCCGACCGACAGGGCCCATATGTCCATCGTGTCCGGCCCGGGAGGCGCTTGCGGCGTGCCGCGAGCAGGGCGGAGGGGGCCATGTAGGCGCTCTGCCCGCCCTTCGGGCGACGTTGTCCGGCCCCCTTGGGCGTGGCCGTCGCGTTCTGGGGGGCGCAAGAGATCCCTCTGGGCACCTTGTGCGGCCCGGCGCCGTGCCGGGCCGCGTTCTCGAGAATGGAAGAGAGACCCCCTATGACCACGGTTTCGGCGCCGGGCGCGCCGGTGGGCGCGGAAGGCGCTCGGCGGGGCACCATGCCGGTGCTGCTGACCGCGACGTTCATGACGACTCTCGACGTCTTCATCGTCAACGTCGCGCTGCCCGCCCTTCGCGACGATCTGGGGGCCGGGACCGCGGCGCTCGAATGGGTCGTCGCGGGGTTCGGGCTCGCCCTGGCGTCCGGGCTCATCACCGGAGGACGGCTGGGCGACCTGTTCGGGCGGCGCCGGGTCCTCGGCATCGGGCTCGCGCTGTTCACCGCGGCGTCCGTGCTCTGCGGGCTCGCATCGTCTCCCGGCGTCCTCATCGCGGGCCGGATCGCGCAGGGGCTCGCCGCGGCGCTGCTGACGCCGCAGGTCCTCGCGGTCCTGCGCACCGCCTACAGCGGTACCGCGCAGGCCAAGGCGTTCGGCGGGTACGGGCTGGCGATGGGCCTCGGCGCGGTGTTCGGCCAGCTCATCGGCGGGCTGCTCATCGAGGCCGATCTCTTCGGGCTGGGCTGGCGCGCCTGCTTCCTCATCAACCTGCCCGTCGGCGCGGGCGCGCTGCTGCTGCTCGCCCGGGTGCCGGAGTCGCGCGGGCCCGCCCGGGGGTTCGACCCGGTGGGCGCCGGGCTCGCCGCGCTCGGGCTCGCCCTGCTCGTCCTGCCGCTCATCGAGGGGCGCGCGCACGGTTGGCCCTGGTGGACGTGGGCGTGCCTCGCGGCGGCGTGCGCCGTGCTCGCGGTGTTCGTCCGGCAGGAGCGCCGGGCCGCCGACCCGGTCGTGCCGCTCGGGCTGTTCGGCGAGCGCGCGTTCTCGGCGGGCCTGGCCGCGACGCTGGTCCTCTGGCTGGGCCAGTCGTCGTTCTTCCTGATCCTCGCGATGGAACTCCAGCTGGGCCACGGCCTGTCGGCGCTGGAGGCCGGGACGCTGTTCACCGCGGTCGGCGGGGGCTACGTACTCGTCGCGATGAAGGCGCACGTCCTCGCGGAGCGGCTCGGCCGCCAGGTCATCGCGCTCGGCGCGGTGCTCATGGCGGTCGGCCTGGCCGGGATGTGGGCCGCCGCCGGGCACGGCCTCGTCTGGCTGCTCCCCGGCATGGTCGTCGACGGGATCGGCATGGGGATGGCCCTGGCGCCGCTCACCGGCACCGTCCTCGCCCGGATCGCGCCCGCGCACGCCGGAGCGGCGGGCGGCGTCCTGGCGACCGTCAACCAGGTGGGCAACGCGCTCGGCGTCGCGGTCATCTCGATCCTGTTCTTCGGGGCCGCCGACGTCACCGCCGGGTTCCGGGACGGGGTCGCCGCGCTGGTCGTCGTCGAACTCGCCCTGGCCGGCGTCATCCAGCTCCTGCCCCGCCGCTGACCCTCGTCCGCGCCGAAGCCGCCCGGCCCCGTGCCGGGCGGCTTCCTGACGTAGAACGCGGGCCGTGGCCGTCGCGCTAGAAGACGGTGTCCTTGTCTTCGGCGAGGAGGCGGTCGGTGGCGCGTTCGGCGAGGGCGGCGATGGTCATCGAGGGGTTGCACGCCGCGGTGCTGCCGGGGACGAGGGCGCCGTCGAGGACGTACAGGCCGGAGTGGCCCTTGACGCGTCCGTCGAGGTCGCAGACGGAGCCCATCGCGGCGCCGCCGAGGGGGTGCCAGGTCGACGGGTAGAGGGCCGTCGTGTCGGTGAGCGCCGACAGGGGGCCCGCGATCTTCGTGGCGCGCTTGTGGATCTGCTGGTAGAGCGTGTCGTCGGCGTCCTTCGGCCAGTTCAGGACCGCGTCATCCTTGGCGGCGTCGTAGGTGAAGGTGCCCCTGCCCTCGCTGATCCCGAAGCCGACCATCATGGTCGAGCGGAGGTTGGGGGTCGGGGGCAGGGAGGCCTGGATGATGGTGTTGGCCGTGGCCGGGTCGGCCCACTCCTTGCTGCCGTAGATGACGGGTCCGCCCTGCGGGGCGCCGAAGTCGTCGAGGAAGTTGGTCCACAGGTAGATGCGGTCGCCGTTGGAGCCCCATCCTTCGCCGAGGCCGTCGGGCAGGTCGGGAATGGCGCCCTTGGCGGCGGCCCGCATGAGCAGCCGCGTGGTGCCCGCCTGGCCCGCGGCCATGACGAGCGCCTTGGCGGTGAGGATCTTGTTCTCCAGGACGGTGCCGTCCGTGGAGATCCGCTCGACGTGCACCTCCCAGCGGCCGTCGGGGAGCTTGGCGACGTCGGTGACGTTGTGCTGCGTCGCCACGGTCACCAGACCGGTGGCCTCGGCCGCGGCGATGTAGGTGACGTCGACGGAGTGCTTGCCGCCGTTGTTGACGCCCATCGCGCAGTCGCCGTTGGTGTAGGACGGCTTCATCTCACCGTTCAGCTCGCGCAGCGCGTACGTCCAGTCGATCGGCATGGGGATCTTGGAGACGTCGTACCCCTGGCGGGCGGCGTTGCGGGCGAAGACGCGGGCGGGCTTGTAGGTCTTGCCGGCGATCAGTTCCTCGGGGGCGGTCTCGATCTGGAGCATCTGCGCCACGCGCCGGTAGTAGACCTCGTCCATCTGCGTGTAGTCGATGCCCGCGGGCATCACCGCCTCGAACAGATCGCGGGTCGGCTGGAGCGTCATGCCCTGGTAGACCAGGGAGCCGCCGCCGACGCCCGAGGCGCAGATGATGTCCATCCCGTTGCCGAAGACGCGTTCCAGCAGGCCGGTGTAGGGGGTCTCGAAGCCCTTCAGCTTCAGGCCGAAGAGCTCGACGGGCGAGCCCAGCCAGAACAGCCGCTTGTCCGGCGACGTGGCGTGCGGGAACGTCTCGGCGTTCGGCCCGGTCGGCCAGCGGATGCCGCGCTCCAGCACGAGGGAGGGCACGCCCGCCTGGGCGAACCGGAGGGCCGTCACGCCGCCGCCGAACCCTGAGCCGACGATGACGACGCGGTGCTCCTCGCGCGTCAAAGGGACGCGCTTGCCTGCGGCGCGGGCGGCGGGCGCGCCTACGGTGGCGAGCCCTGCGGTCGCGGCGGCGCCGGCGAGGACGGAACGACGACTGAGAACGGACATGGTGCTCCTAGCGATCGGGGTGGGGACCGCGCCGGGAGGTCGTGGGGTGGGGCTCGGGCGCGGCCGGACGCCGCGCCGCGTCCCGGCTTCCGAGGGTGGGGAAGGCCGGGCGGGGCGGCGGGTCGGACCGTGAAGACGAGCATTCGGAGGCGGCGCCGAGGGGGCGCGACACCGACGATAATGTGATTCTCGAATATCGATAATGCGATATCGACAGCAGACAGTACTCTCCCGTGCCTTGATCTTCGACGGTAGGCGCGGACCGCCACACGAGGCCGGAATTCGTTATCACTCGGATGAGAACCGGCGAGTAGGGGGGCGGGTGCGGGCTTGCCGGGACCACGGGCACGCCGGACAGTGGCCGTATGGCGGCTCCAGACGGCTTCCCTGTCCTCGACCCCGATACGGGCGACGCGCTGACGGCGTTCCTACCGGCGAGCGGGGCGGATCCGCCCGCGGACGCACCCCTGCCCGCGGCCTTGGTCGCCGTGTGGAGCGGCCGGCATCTGCTGCTCGTCTTCGACCGGTACAGGGCGCGGTGGGAACTGCCCGGAGGCGGCATCGAGCCCGGCG harbors:
- a CDS encoding MFS transporter; translated protein: MTTVSAPGAPVGAEGARRGTMPVLLTATFMTTLDVFIVNVALPALRDDLGAGTAALEWVVAGFGLALASGLITGGRLGDLFGRRRVLGIGLALFTAASVLCGLASSPGVLIAGRIAQGLAAALLTPQVLAVLRTAYSGTAQAKAFGGYGLAMGLGAVFGQLIGGLLIEADLFGLGWRACFLINLPVGAGALLLLARVPESRGPARGFDPVGAGLAALGLALLVLPLIEGRAHGWPWWTWACLAAACAVLAVFVRQERRAADPVVPLGLFGERAFSAGLAATLVLWLGQSSFFLILAMELQLGHGLSALEAGTLFTAVGGGYVLVAMKAHVLAERLGRQVIALGAVLMAVGLAGMWAAAGHGLVWLLPGMVVDGIGMGMALAPLTGTVLARIAPAHAGAAGGVLATVNQVGNALGVAVISILFFGAADVTAGFRDGVAALVVVELALAGVIQLLPRR
- a CDS encoding nuclear transport factor 2 family protein, with the protein product MELIGKYLAAWNETDPAARRALLADVWADDAPYTDPLADVRGRDALDGLIAAVQAQFPGLVFTLAGEVDAHHHLARFTWHLGPKDGAPVAIGFDVAEFTDTEITRVSGFLDHVPT
- a CDS encoding GMC oxidoreductase, producing MSVLSRRSVLAGAAATAGLATVGAPAARAAGKRVPLTREEHRVVIVGSGFGGGVTALRFAQAGVPSLVLERGIRWPTGPNAETFPHATSPDKRLFWLGSPVELFGLKLKGFETPYTGLLERVFGNGMDIICASGVGGGSLVYQGMTLQPTRDLFEAVMPAGIDYTQMDEVYYRRVAQMLQIETAPEELIAGKTYKPARVFARNAARQGYDVSKIPMPIDWTYALRELNGEMKPSYTNGDCAMGVNNGGKHSVDVTYIAAAEATGLVTVATQHNVTDVAKLPDGRWEVHVERISTDGTVLENKILTAKALVMAAGQAGTTRLLMRAAAKGAIPDLPDGLGEGWGSNGDRIYLWTNFLDDFGAPQGGPVIYGSKEWADPATANTIIQASLPPTPNLRSTMMVGFGISEGRGTFTYDAAKDDAVLNWPKDADDTLYQQIHKRATKIAGPLSALTDTTALYPSTWHPLGGAAMGSVCDLDGRVKGHSGLYVLDGALVPGSTAACNPSMTIAALAERATDRLLAEDKDTVF
- a CDS encoding AAA family ATPase, encoding MLHGRSREQADLAALLDGARSGRSAALVLRGEPGIGKTALLAWAAETAAAARVLRAEGVEVEADLPFAALSQLLRPALPRLGALPAPQRAALDRAFGLAVGEPGDRLLIGLAVLSLLADLAEDGPVLCLVDDAQWLDTVSAEALVFAARRLDAEGVVLLFAARDGGFAAPGLPELRLAPLEPQDAARLLPGSLDPATRLRVLAEAAGNPLALRELPLAAAGAAHVNGGPVPLTRRLLDAFHGQVGGLPAASRALLLAAAAEDTGDLDVVLRAGALLGADAADLRPAERLGLVAVGTRTLRFRHPLVRTAVYREAPLAERMAAHQAIADVSDSPEQADRRAWHLAAATTGTREEIAAALEETAARARERGGYAAAVAAYTRAAELSEDDPARAGRLLAAAELGVRAGDMAGAVELAERAGGLHAEPPFLARVAGVEALAWFWQGGHPTAHDLLLAGADLDPERAPEPLIQAFHTAWYLGGRALAELLGRLADVDHPLARLLVAMCDDTAPPPPLGAAIPVLGPEPRMLAQVCGAGFIGGQDAATHELAARLTAQARADGAFGLLPTLLFYLAEAELFHGGHRAARADLDDCRRIAADTGQRHWTSQAAAVSAVLAALEGDAEGCRALTAAALAEASPGVPASGLSWTYWAAGLLDLGLGRTEQALDGLLRLQEESFAHQVCARRSIPDLVEAAVRAGSPDRARPAAARFAAWADRIGQPWARALALRCRALLDADEAAYTAALGLDGRPMEQARTRLLYGEWLRRARRRAEARPHLAAALETFDGLGATPWADRARAELAAAGALPASDAPRPAGPALTPQELQIVRLAASGLSNKDIAARLFLSPRTVGYHLYKAYPKLGVTDRRDLAALPL
- a CDS encoding M1 family metallopeptidase, with amino-acid sequence MWRSGTVAVAAVAMVLAGTSAVQAGGGGRFTPGAAGAGDPYFPDSGNGGYDVKDYDLSFAYDPATGAITATARIRAEATQDLSSFDLDFLGPLVVDGVEVDGPARWRREGAQELIVTPRKGIVKGRTFTTTVAYHGVPQRIDDPALGTSGWIATSDGVMALNQPFGAATYYPVNDTPKDKATYSVTVTAPSDLTVLANGEKTREKTSRGRTTVTWRMRQPMASELAMLTIGKYNVTRGRTEAGVPSVTAVDTALDTGQGAGFFATTNTVTDWMQRTWGRYPFGSTGGIVDNVGVGYALETQGRSVYDIGTPGRLPSTGTIAHELAHQWFGDSVTPALWKDIWLNEGWATYNDWLYAEATGGRTAQAAFDAAYARAATNPSWQTVMGDPGRDGIYDWSSYTRGAMTLHVLRTTIGDAAFYRLGRAWVSRHEGGVVSTADFRALAEKVSGKDLDALFTTWVYTPGKPAL
- a CDS encoding SAM-dependent methyltransferase, with the protein product MSEWNQGSEWDQTSVKPDRVPRSIDITRPHPARMYDYYLGGKDNFAADRAAADAALAAAPDMAVTARANRAFLGRAVRYVTAEAGIRQILDIGTGIPTAGNTHQVAHEVDPSIRVVYVDNDPMVLVHANALMADGSRGTTSVIQADLRDPAEILALPQVRDAIDFDEPVALLLVAILHFIKDAENPGEIVSTLREALPKGSHLVLSHCTLDFSDPETGDALREIYSRATAPLVPRTHAEILAYFDGFDLVSPGLVHLPSWRPAVPPTANHLSRVHFYAGVAQLS